A region from the Triplophysa rosa linkage group LG4, Trosa_1v2, whole genome shotgun sequence genome encodes:
- the med28 gene encoding mediator of RNA polymerase II transcription subunit 28, with translation MASSMGGMFPGQQPPGSHPPTVPGGPGQPGLLTGPPGNRGANSTLVDELEASFEACFASLVSQDYVNGTDQEEIRTGVDQCIQKFLDVARQTECFFLQKRLQLSVQKPEQVEKEDASELKNELQRKEMLIQKHLAKIHHWQQVLEDINVQHKKPTELPQGPLAFLEQASANLPAPMKPN, from the exons ATGGCGTCGTCCATGGGAGGAATGTTCCCTGGCCAGCAACCTCCTGGATCTCATCCACCTACTGTTCCTGGTGGTCCAGGTCAGCCAGGACTTCTCACAGGTCCTCCTGGAAACAGAGGAGCAAATAGCACGTTGGTAGATGAACTGGAAGCTTCGTTCGAG GCGTGTTTTGCATCGCTTGTAAGTCAAGACTATGTGAATGGAACAGACCAGGAGGAAATTCGGACTG GGGTCGATCAGTGCATACAAAAGTTTTTAGATGTGGCCAGACAGACTGAATGCTTCTTCCTTCAAAAGAGACTGCAGCTGTCTGTACAGAAACCAGAACAGGTGGAAAAAGAG GATGCATCAGAACTGAAGAATGAACTCCAAAGGAAAGAGATGCTGATTCAGAAACATCTAGCCAAAATCCACCATTGGCAGCAGGTGTTGGAGGATATAAATGTCCAGCACAAAAAACCCACAGAACTGCCTCAGGGACCCCTGGCCTTCCTGGAGCAGGCTTCAGCAAACCTCCCTGCTCCTATGAAACCAAACTGA
- the tmem144a gene encoding transmembrane protein 144a gives MNPRVAALIAALLCALSTGAAQHLDTEWLADGVHESVQLLQVSNSTNSSDLIYGFVSCGVSALFYGSNFVPVKKIDTGDGMFFQWILCAAIWTVSLVVNIILNSPKFWPIVMLGGAIWATGNITVVPIVKTIGLGLGLLIWASVNLLMGWASSRFGWFGIEAESVSKPVLNYCGAGLCLMSAIVFFFVKSDVQRSPTSEETSLLIDHTVNSEAVAVTDESWVDALRPRTKRLVGSLLAVVAGLLYGSSFIPVLYVKYHAADPDSQYRGASQFDLDYVFAQYSGIFLTSTVYFILYCAIKKNKPQVFPKAVLPGFVSGLMWGVATCCWFLANHYLSPVVSFPIITTVPGVIAALWGVVVFREVKGLRNYIVLILAFCLVLSGALLTAFSKV, from the exons ATGAATCCTCGCGTGGCTGCGCTCATCGCTGCGCTTTTGTGCGCGCTCTCCACCGGTGCAGCCCAGCACCTGGACACAG AGTGGCTGGCAGATGGTGTTCACGAGTCTGTGCAGCTCCTACAAGTTTCCAATAGCACGAACTCGTCTGATCTGATCTATGGATTCGTATCCTGTGGAGTGTCCGCTCTCTTCTACGGGAGCAACTTCGTGCCAGTGAAAAAGATAGACACTGGTGATG GTATGTTTTTCCAGTGGATTCTATGTGCTGCTATATGGACCGTATCCCTAGTGGTAAACATCATTCTGAACAGTCCAAAATTTTGGCCTATTGTTATGCTGGGAGGAGCCATCTGGGCTACTG GTAATATAACTGTAGTTCCTATTGTAAAGACTATCGGGCTTGGTCTTGGCCTTCTTATATGGGCTTCTGTTAATCTGCTTATGGGCTGGGCCAGTTCACG GTTTGGCTGGTTTGGTATTGAAGCTGAGAGTGTTTCCAAACCAGTACTTAACTACTGTGGGGCGGGTCTTTGTTTAATGAG tgccattgtgtttttttttgtgaagaGTGATGTTCAACGATCACCAACATCTGAAGAAACGTCATTATTAATAGATCAC ACTGTGAACTCAGAAGCTGTGGCCGTGACTGATGAATCCTGGGTGGATGCATTAAGGCCACGCACCAAACGTCTTGT TGGGTCGCTGCTTGCTGTCGTAGCTGGACTGCTGTAcgggtcatcatttattccagTTCTGTATGTTAAATATCATGCAGCTGATCCAGACAGCCAATACAGAGGAGCTAGCCAGTTTG aTCTGGATTATGTCTTTGCACAGTATAGTGGGATCTTTCTCACTAGTACTGTGTATTTCATCCTCTACTGTGCCATCAAAAAGAATAAACCGCAAGTGTTTCCTAAAGCTGTACTGCCAG GGTTTGTGTCAGGCTTGATGTGGGGAGTGGCCACATGCTGCTGGTTCCTGGCCAATCACTATCTCAGTCCTGTAGTGAGCTTCCCTATTATCACCACA GTTCCTGGAGTGATTGCTGCTCTCTGGGGTGTTGTGGTTTTCAGGGAAGTTAAG GGTTTGCGAAATTACATTGTCCTCATCTTagcattttgtcttgttttatctGGGGCTTTATTGACTGCGTTTTCAAAGGTTTAA